The window ACGAGATGGCAAAAGTTTATAAACATGCGCGCGCGAAAGGAATATTTTCATCCGAGGAACATGAAACTGATGTGAAGTCCGGAAAGATGACTGTTTCGAAAGCTGTGTATCTCGCGACATTAATTGCTGGCGCTGCCGCGAATAATGATACCCGCGTTAAGTGACACTTGGCCAACAGAAGAATGCTGTTACACCGACGTTTGCGAAGTGGCCACATCACAGTTAAATAAGAACAAAGTAAAAGGCGATCACTCCGAAATTCCGGAATGGTCGCCTTTTTTGTTTTACAGCTCGATGTCGTATATATATTTTTCGTTTCCGAAGTGCATCATCGGCTTGAATTCCAATTCCAACTTTTCTCCGTCGGCTGGATAAGCTACTTGGCCGTCAATTGAACGTCCAGGAGAAATTGCGTCCATCGTAACATTACCGACCGCTAACGTTTCAACTTTTTTCCCGTCAACATAAAATGAGAAGTCCATGCCTACCGGGTAATCTGCATCTGAATTATTTTCAACCGTGAAGTCGATGATAATCGCGCGTTCAGGATTAACTTCGTCGAATTCATTTCTTTCGTCTGTAACTGACACTTTCGTCACTGTAACAGTAATATCATCGATAGTAGCAGCGTCTCCGACTTTCAGATTCTTGCTTTCTTCTACCTCTTCAGCTGGCGCATCTACTTTTTCGGTTTCCGCAGGAGCCTTGTCATCCGCTTTAGGAGCACTTGCGCTATCTGTACCTTCCGTTTCCCCGCAAGCCGCTAGAGCAAGTACCAGTGATAGCATTAATAACATCATAAGTTTCTTCATCGTTGTCATTCCTCCAAAAGTTTGATAGTTACATAGTACGACAAATAAAACTAATTGGCTATACTTGGTGAAAAAGAAATCCGCTTCCTGTTGTGGATAACTGCAAATAAAAACAGGCAGCCGCGACCGACCACCTGTTTTAGTTATTGATTTCAAATAGAATATGTTATCATAATCCACGTATAGAATAGAACGAAAGAAGGTCATTATACATGAAAGATGAAAGCGTACGAAAAGTGAGCCTATTTACTTTAGGTTGCAAAGTGAATCATTATGAAACTGAGGCAATCTGGCAACTTTTCAAAGA of the Sporosarcina sp. FSL K6-1508 genome contains:
- a CDS encoding DUF4352 domain-containing protein, giving the protein MKKLMMLLMLSLVLALAACGETEGTDSASAPKADDKAPAETEKVDAPAEEVEESKNLKVGDAATIDDITVTVTKVSVTDERNEFDEVNPERAIIIDFTVENNSDADYPVGMDFSFYVDGKKVETLAVGNVTMDAISPGRSIDGQVAYPADGEKLELEFKPMMHFGNEKYIYDIEL